The sequence taatcaatatcgtcgccgaagccaagattgaacaaacttaatttaatgtataacttagccacaacaacgtgtggccgggtctgctagtaatatatatatatattcaattaaattatacattcacaaatagaacaatatagcatacatactcacaataactaattatgcagtttctcagatttatatttatgattattgttcactttcttgtagaagcatatatacaatttattcaaaaattaataactttacatctgaatatatttatgtttaaggttcattttcttgtaaattatacattgacaagtAGAACactagcatatttacttaaaatatttaattttacattttctcaggtatGCTTTAAGAACTCTTTCCTGTATATTcacttttaatacaatatattacatatatatatttatatatatgtattcacttAACTTATActttcacaaatagaacaatatagcattcataccaaaaataactaattatgcagtttctcagatttatatttaattaattaaaattaatacctTTACATCTCTATATTTGTATggttattgttcactttcttgtagaaccatatatacaatttctctgaatatatttatgtttaaggttcactttcttgtaaattgtacattgacaaataaaacaatagcatatttacttaaaatcttggTCGGCAAAAATCCCCCGCTGAACCCTCCGCGAGGGTGCCGACTGGTAATAGTTACCACAGTGTCGCAACTGTGGAGGGAACTGTCCGGTAACGGTCTGTCCCCACCACAGTCGCGAGGTATCTAGCTAAGGTGCGACTCCGTTGTTGAGTGTTTGTTGCTCTTCAATAGCACACCATTCGGTGACGCAGTCGTATCATGGTAGGGGGTACAAAAAAGGGCTGGATCAAGGTGTCATGCGACCCGTGCCGGGGATTCCGGTCCTCCCTTAATAAACCAGAAGGAACGGATTGTTCCGAGAAAAGAGCAGCGTTTGCAACGAGCTCTAAGACAGTCAGCACAAAGACAGTGGCTATGCCTGGTCTGAATGCCAAGCCTACCCTTAGGGTGGAAGAGCTATCGAAGGCGAAGTATGCAGAGAGGAAACGCGCTGCATACATTCTAAGAAGAGCTCACCTGCATCCACCAACCAAGGAGGAGCTCACTAAGGAGCTCAAAGAAACCTTAGAGTGTGCTAAAGCGGTTCTTCCCAATTTCAGCATAGAACCGCCAGCAGGAGCAACAAAAAGGCAGAGGTCAGCTGAAGAGGCTAAGCCGTCGGCTAAGCGACCGAAGATAAAGGAGACGCCCAATAGATCGTTTGCGGATGTGGCCCGGAACCGCATTATCATTGGTGTTCTGGATGAGGGAGATCCCGAAGGCAGCATTCCCAGAACCCAATGGAAATGGGTGCAAGCTGCGCTGGCTAACGTCGCCCTGGAAGTGCTACTAAGCAATCCAGGTCCACCGCCGTCATGCACTGATGCCGTTTGGTACCAGGGCCAGATTAAAATAGTAGCTTGTGACGACGAACGATCGGCCCAGATCTATAAAGCCGCTTTAGCGAAAGTGGGAGAGGTATATCCTGGGGCCAAACTGATAGCGGTCGACAGGAAAGATATACCGTCTAGGCCAAGGGTACGAGTTTGGATACCGGCTACAGCCGGATCAAATTATGCAGCTGATCAGGGCTTGCTACCAACCTAACCCACCAACGGAGGGTTGGAAGTTCGTTAAGGCATTCGACGAAGCGACAACCGAATCGGGCGTGGAGACCAAAAGAGCAACAATGCGAATGACGCAATCGAACCACTGAACAAAAGTGGCGGTGAAATCAATTATGGCTTCACTAAGGTCAAGGTGAAGGCATATAAAGCAGATGCCCATTCTATCGACCATCTTACCTCGGATAACGAGATGGGTGAAGTGGAGGAAGATCTTATGGAGTCCTCGAGCGATGTCGATAGCCTCGAACAAGGTGAGTGTGCCACAGGGTCTGAACTGGCGGACAGGCTCTCTAACTTATATACTGAGAAAAAGCTTTTAAGCGATTCTCAAGATGATGTAGATGTAACTTTAACTAAtgcatcaattaaaaattaatcttcACCACAGCAAAGTAGCGTCAGTAGCCCTAATTAACCGCATGACAAAATAGGTCGAGATAATAAATATAGGAACTATAGGAAAACAAACTGGCTAGTGCATATGCAAGAGCTAAAGAGGTATATCCCTATGACTCCTCCATTCCAACCTAAGAACAGGGAGGACATAGATTCCCTAGTTGTAAGGTCAACAGAATCTTATCAACACGCATTAGAAGTGGCATGTCCACTTACTCGCAGTAAGGGAAGAATTAGACCCTAATGGTGGTCCCCCGAGCTCAATAAATCTTAGAAAGAGTGCAGGAAACAATCCCAAAGTAGAGCAGGATTGGGAACGATACTATAGCCTTCTTAAGTtatacaaaaaggaaatcaaaaCGTAAATCGTGGAAATCCTTTTGTGAAGAAATCGAGACGACGACAGAAGCGTTTCGGTTAAGAAAAGTAATAGCAAAGGCTACACATAACGTTGGGTACCTATAGAAGCCAGATCAGAGCTGCACGGAATCCAGTGAAGAAACCAGCTCAGCTCAGAGAGCTTCACCGCTGAGTATACTCTAGACAGAGTAGTGAACATAGATCCTAATATTGGAGACTTAATATCAATAGACAAAATAAGGTTAACAGCTTCAAGCCTTTTAAATCTCCGGGACCTGACGGTATATTCCCGGCTCAATTGCAGAAATCGCTCAGTTACGTAACGGGCTGGTTAATAACCATTCTCGAAGGAACCCTTCGGTTAAATTACATTCTTTCATTATGGAGAAAAGTgaaggtaatatacataccaaaaGCGGGCAAAAGCTCTCACACCAGTCC comes from Zeugodacus cucurbitae isolate PBARC_wt_2022May chromosome Y, idZeuCucr1.2, whole genome shotgun sequence and encodes:
- the LOC128923474 gene encoding uncharacterized protein LOC128923474 — translated: MVGGTKKGWIKVSCDPCRGFRSSLNKPEGTDCSEKRAAFATSSKTVSTKTVAMPGLNAKPTLRVEELSKAKYAERKRAAYILRRAHLHPPTKEELTKELKETLECAKAVLPNFSIEPPAGATKRQRSAEEAKPSAKRPKIKETPNRSFADVARNRIIIGVLDEGDPEGSIPRTQWKWVQAALANVALEVLLSNPGPPPSCTDAVWYQGQIKIVACDDERSAQIYKAALAKVGEVYPGAKLIAVDRKDIPSRPRVRVWIPATAGSNYAADQGLLPT